One Rhizobiales bacterium GAS188 DNA window includes the following coding sequences:
- a CDS encoding K+-transporting ATPase ATPase B chain: MSTKAKPIGLFDGAILGRAASDAVRKLDPRQLARNPVIFVTEVVSLVVTILFLRDLVTRSDAAAFTGQIAAWLWFTVLFANFAEAVAEGRGKAQADTLRRMRSDTVAKRLSDPSTRQYQSVNALDLKLGDVVLVEAGDLIPSDGDVIEGLASINESAITGESAPVIRESGGDRSAVTGGTTVLSDWVKVKITAAPGSTFLDRMIALVEGAERQKTPNEIALSILLSGLTLIFLIVCVTLWCLAGYSGTTLTVTVLIALLVCLIPTTIGGLLSAIGIAGMDRLIRFNVVATSGRAVEAAGDVDTLLLDKTGTITFGNRMASELIAVPGVSERQLAETALLASLADETPEGRSIVSYVRGKYSLAEQDHLAEGMTFVEFTAHTRMSGVDFGARTIRKGAVDAILRFAGIAMNTAPAAFRQAVDRIARTGGTPLAVAEDGRLLGLIHLKDTVKPDIRDRFAALRAMGIKTVMVTGDNPVTAAAIASEAGVDDYIAEATPEDKLGYIRKEQEGGRLIAMCGDGTNDAPALAQADVGVAMQTGTQAAREAGNMVDLDSNPTKLIEIVEIGKQLLMTRGSLTTFSIANDVAKYFAIIPALFVGTYGELNALNVMHLASAQSAILSAVIFNALIIIALIPLALKGVAYRPVGAAAVLRRNLLVYGVGGIIVPFIGIKAIDIVVSALHLA, encoded by the coding sequence ATGTCCACCAAGGCAAAGCCGATCGGCCTGTTCGACGGCGCCATTCTGGGTCGAGCCGCGAGCGACGCGGTGCGCAAGCTCGATCCGCGACAGCTGGCGCGCAACCCGGTGATCTTCGTCACCGAAGTCGTGTCGCTGGTCGTCACCATCCTGTTCCTGCGCGACCTCGTGACTCGCAGCGACGCCGCCGCCTTCACCGGCCAGATCGCCGCCTGGCTCTGGTTCACGGTGCTGTTCGCGAACTTCGCCGAAGCCGTGGCGGAGGGGCGCGGCAAGGCGCAGGCCGACACGCTGCGCCGCATGCGCTCGGACACCGTAGCCAAGCGCCTCAGCGACCCGTCGACGCGGCAATACCAATCGGTCAACGCGCTCGACCTCAAGCTCGGCGATGTCGTGCTGGTCGAAGCCGGCGACCTGATCCCGTCGGACGGCGATGTGATCGAGGGTCTCGCCTCGATCAACGAATCGGCGATCACCGGCGAATCCGCACCCGTCATCCGGGAATCGGGCGGCGACCGTTCGGCCGTGACCGGCGGCACCACCGTCCTGTCCGATTGGGTCAAGGTCAAGATCACGGCCGCGCCGGGATCGACCTTCCTCGATCGCATGATCGCGCTCGTCGAAGGCGCCGAGCGCCAGAAGACGCCGAACGAGATCGCGCTCTCGATCCTTTTGTCGGGCTTGACGCTGATCTTCCTGATCGTCTGCGTCACCCTGTGGTGCCTCGCCGGCTATTCCGGCACCACGCTCACCGTCACCGTGCTGATCGCGCTGCTCGTCTGCCTGATCCCGACGACGATCGGCGGCCTGCTCTCCGCCATCGGCATCGCCGGCATGGACCGCCTGATCCGCTTCAACGTGGTCGCGACCTCGGGCCGCGCCGTCGAGGCGGCGGGCGACGTCGACACGCTGCTCCTCGACAAGACGGGCACCATCACTTTCGGCAACCGCATGGCCTCGGAGCTGATCGCGGTGCCTGGCGTCTCCGAGCGCCAGCTCGCCGAGACGGCGCTGCTGGCGAGCCTCGCCGACGAGACGCCGGAAGGGCGCTCGATCGTCTCCTATGTGCGCGGCAAATACAGCCTCGCCGAGCAGGACCATCTGGCCGAAGGCATGACCTTCGTCGAGTTCACCGCCCATACGCGCATGTCCGGCGTCGATTTCGGCGCGCGCACCATCCGCAAGGGCGCGGTCGACGCCATTCTGCGCTTCGCCGGCATCGCCATGAACACCGCGCCGGCAGCCTTCCGCCAGGCGGTCGACCGCATCGCGCGCACCGGCGGCACGCCGCTCGCGGTCGCCGAGGACGGGCGTCTCCTTGGCCTCATCCACCTCAAGGACACGGTCAAGCCCGATATCCGCGACCGCTTCGCGGCGTTGCGCGCCATGGGCATCAAGACCGTGATGGTGACGGGCGACAACCCGGTCACCGCCGCGGCCATCGCTTCGGAAGCCGGCGTCGACGACTACATCGCCGAGGCGACGCCCGAAGATAAGCTCGGCTATATCCGCAAGGAGCAGGAGGGTGGGCGCCTGATCGCCATGTGCGGCGACGGCACCAACGACGCGCCGGCTCTCGCCCAGGCCGATGTCGGCGTTGCCATGCAGACCGGCACCCAGGCGGCGCGCGAGGCCGGCAACATGGTCGATCTCGACTCCAACCCGACGAAGCTCATCGAGATCGTCGAGATCGGCAAGCAGCTGCTGATGACGCGCGGCTCGCTGACCACCTTCTCGATCGCCAATGACGTCGCGAAGTATTTCGCCATCATCCCGGCGCTGTTCGTCGGCACCTACGGCGAGCTCAACGCGCTCAACGTGATGCATCTCGCCTCGGCGCAATCGGCCATTCTGTCGGCCG